The following proteins are encoded in a genomic region of Vibrio tasmaniensis:
- the smrB gene encoding endonuclease SmrB, whose translation MSKKDTDFDDDFALFNDAVKGVKKLQQDTIVQQPKRNAKQKEITRTARQASDSEFYFSDEFIPHLSEDGPTRYARDDVSKYEVKRLRRGVYVPDVYLDMHGMTQQEAKRELGAMIAHCIKESVACACVQHGIGKHILKQKVPLWLAQHPDVMAFHQAPLEFGGHGALLVLLAIPDK comes from the coding sequence ATGAGCAAAAAAGACACCGACTTCGATGACGATTTCGCCCTGTTCAACGATGCAGTAAAGGGCGTTAAAAAGTTGCAACAGGATACCATAGTCCAGCAGCCAAAAAGAAATGCCAAGCAAAAAGAAATTACTCGAACGGCAAGACAAGCCAGTGATAGCGAGTTTTATTTCTCGGATGAGTTCATTCCGCATCTTAGCGAAGATGGGCCGACACGTTATGCGCGCGATGATGTCTCTAAATATGAGGTGAAGCGCTTACGTCGTGGTGTCTACGTACCTGATGTGTATCTTGATATGCACGGTATGACGCAGCAGGAAGCCAAACGAGAACTTGGCGCGATGATTGCTCACTGTATTAAAGAAAGTGTGGCATGTGCCTGTGTACAGCACGGTATTGGTAAACACATCCTTAAACAGAAAGTGCCTTTATGGTTGGCGCAACACCCAGATGTGATGGCTTTTCACCAAGCACCTTTAGAGTTCGGCGGCCATGGGGCGCTACTGGTTTTACTTGCTATCCCAGATAAATAG
- the prmB gene encoding 50S ribosomal protein L3 N(5)-glutamine methyltransferase, which produces MDKIFVEEAVSELHTLQDVIRWTVSRFNAAGLFYGHGTDNAWDEAVQLILPTLYLPIDVPSHVMNSRLTSSERLRIVERVIKRINERTPTAYLTNKAWFCGLEFFVDERVLVPRSPIGELIEAQFQPWLIEEPTRIMDMCTGSGCIAIACAHAFPDAEVDAIDISTDALQVAEQNVQDHGMEQQVFPIRSDLFRDLPKEKYNLIVSNPPYVDEEDMNSLPDEFTHEPELGLAAGTDGLKLVRRILANAPDYLTDDGILICEVGNSMVHMMDQYPEIPFTWIEFSNGGHGVFMITREQLVACADEFSIYKD; this is translated from the coding sequence TTGGATAAGATTTTTGTAGAAGAAGCGGTATCAGAACTACACACGCTTCAAGATGTGATTCGTTGGACTGTTAGTCGCTTTAACGCAGCGGGCCTATTTTATGGTCACGGCACTGATAACGCGTGGGATGAGGCGGTACAACTAATTTTACCTACTCTTTATCTGCCGATTGATGTTCCTTCGCATGTGATGAACTCTCGTCTAACGAGCAGCGAACGTCTGCGTATTGTTGAGCGCGTAATCAAGCGTATCAATGAGCGTACACCAACGGCTTACTTAACCAATAAAGCTTGGTTCTGTGGCCTTGAGTTCTTCGTTGATGAGCGCGTTCTTGTGCCTCGTTCTCCAATTGGTGAGCTGATCGAAGCTCAATTCCAACCTTGGTTAATTGAAGAGCCAACTCGCATCATGGATATGTGTACGGGTAGTGGTTGTATTGCTATTGCTTGTGCTCATGCATTCCCTGACGCTGAAGTAGATGCGATTGATATCTCTACAGACGCATTGCAAGTTGCAGAGCAGAACGTTCAAGATCACGGCATGGAGCAGCAAGTGTTCCCAATCCGTTCAGATCTTTTCCGTGATTTGCCAAAAGAGAAATACAACCTGATCGTATCTAACCCACCTTACGTGGACGAAGAAGATATGAACAGCCTGCCAGATGAGTTTACTCACGAGCCAGAACTTGGCCTAGCAGCGGGTACTGATGGTCTGAAATTGGTTCGTCGCATCTTAGCTAACGCACCTGATTACCTAACTGACGACGGTATTCTTATCTGTGAAGTGGGCAACTCAATGGTTCACATGATGGATCAGTACCCAGAGATTCCATTCACTTGGATTGAATTCTCTAACGGTGGTCATGGCGTATTCATGATCACTCGTGAGCAGCTTGTTGCTTGCGCTGATGAGTTTTCTATCTATAAAGACTAG
- a CDS encoding LysE family translocator, whose amino-acid sequence MTFDTWIYYLLAVLVLTASPGPSSLLCMTKGVQSGFKLSIFTALGSVTAITGILTLSFTGLGVIIASSEVVFNIIKWTGAAYLIYLGWKSLRSSQQDYDKLSNQQAGSQPVKESAAQHYVSGFIVGASNPKAILFFTALFPQFIDPSIALFPQFVVFALTFVVMELSWLLLYAYLGAKSSNWLFAKGRAKVFNRVTGGVFISAGALLSTTSRA is encoded by the coding sequence ATGACCTTTGATACATGGATTTATTATTTATTAGCGGTGCTGGTTTTGACAGCTTCGCCCGGGCCAAGCTCTTTGTTGTGCATGACTAAGGGTGTGCAATCTGGCTTTAAGTTATCGATATTTACCGCCTTGGGTAGCGTGACTGCCATTACCGGAATCCTAACCTTATCTTTTACCGGTTTAGGGGTGATCATTGCTTCGTCAGAAGTGGTGTTTAATATCATTAAGTGGACGGGGGCTGCTTACCTTATTTATCTCGGTTGGAAGTCGTTACGATCGAGTCAGCAAGATTACGACAAGTTATCGAATCAACAAGCCGGCTCTCAACCTGTTAAAGAAAGCGCTGCACAGCATTATGTCAGTGGCTTTATTGTTGGTGCGAGTAACCCAAAAGCTATCCTGTTCTTTACCGCACTTTTTCCTCAGTTTATTGACCCATCGATAGCGCTATTTCCTCAATTTGTGGTGTTCGCTTTAACCTTCGTTGTGATGGAATTGTCTTGGTTATTGCTCTACGCCTACCTAGGTGCTAAATCATCAAATTGGTTGTTTGCTAAAGGTAGAGCTAAGGTTTTTAATCGTGTGACTGGTGGTGTCTTTATCAGTGCTGGGGCGCTACTTTCTACGACAAGCAGAGCGTAA